The Zingiber officinale cultivar Zhangliang chromosome 9A, Zo_v1.1, whole genome shotgun sequence genome window below encodes:
- the LOC122021317 gene encoding rRNA 2'-O-methyltransferase fibrillarin 2-like — protein MRPPRGGGSFRGRSDGGGGRGRGRGTGGRGGGGEGRGGGRGRGGGRGGRGGRGRGGGRGGGMKGGSKVVVQPHRHDGVFVAKGKEDALCTKNMVPGESVYGEKRVSVQNEDGTKVEYRIWNPFRSKLAAAILGGVDNIWIAPGTRVLYLGAASGTTVSHVSDIVGPTGVVYAVEFSHRSGRDLVNMAKKHTNVIPIIEDARHPARYRMLVGMVDVVFSDVAQPDQARILALNASYFLKNGGHFVISIKANCIDSTVPAEAVFAQEVKKLQAEQFKPSEQVTLEPFERDHACVVGSYRMPKKQKLATES, from the exons ATGAGACCTCCAAGAG GCGGTGGTAGCTTCAGGGGCCGGAGCGATGGAGGTGGAGGGAGAGGCAGGGGGAGAGGTACGGGAGGTCGAGGCGGTGGTGGTGAAGGCCGTGGGGGTGGAAGGGGCCGTGGCGGCGGACGAGGAGGTAGGGGAGGAAGAGGACGCGGGGGAGGCCGCGGTGGGGGGATGAAGGGCGGGAGTAAGGTCGTTGTCCAGCCACACAGGCACGACGGAGTTTTCGTGGCTAAAGGGAAGGAAGACGCACTCTGCACGAAGAACATGGTACCTGGTGAATCTGTTTATGGAGAGAAGCGAGTTTCTGTTCAG AATGAAGATGGGACTAAAGTTGAGTACAGGATATGGAATCCTTTCCGATCAAAACTTGCAGCTGCTATTCTTGGTGGCGTGGACAACATTTGGATT GCTCCTGGAACTCGTGTACTTTATCTTGGTGCTGCATCAGGGACCACGGTGTCTCATGTTTCTGACATTGTTGGACCT ACAGGAGTTGTGTATGCGGTGGAATTTTCACATAGAAGTGGTAGAGATCTTGTAAACATGGCGAAAAAGCATACCAATGTAATTCCCATAATAGAGGATGCTAGACATCCGGCTAGATATAGGATGTTAGTTGGCATGGTTGATGTTGTCTTTTCAGATGTGGCTCAGCCTGATCAG GCACGTATCTTAGCTCTGAATGCTTCTTATTTCTTGAAGAACGGTGGACATTTTGTAATTTCAATTAAG GCCAACTGCATCGACTCCACGGTTCCTGCTGAGGCTGTTTTTGCCCAAGAAGTGAAGAAATTGCAGGCTGAACAATTCAAACCGTCTGAGCAAGTCACATTGGAACCATTTGAAAGAGATCATGCCTGTGTTGTCGGCAGCTACCGCATGCCAAAGAAACAGAAACTAGCCACTGAAAGCTGA